From Punica granatum isolate Tunisia-2019 chromosome 1, ASM765513v2, whole genome shotgun sequence:
CCGCCTAATAGAACTGGACGCGCTGGCAATAGGTCTGTTGTTTTAGGGTTGTTGGGCTAAGAGACATGGAAGAGAGAGATGGGGACCAATCCAACAGTAGcttcacttttctttttagtacactcaattttttttctttttgagtaaataggcaatttggtCTCTAACTTTTCACGATTGCATGAATTTGGTCTTCGATACATCATTTAGGTTCATCACTTTGCAAAATTTGTATCATTTTGGATCCAAATGAGGGACCTAAATGATGCAGTTTCGCAATGTGAGGCGTCAAAATGAAGTAACGAGGATCTAATTGATGCAAATTGATAAATTCAGGGACcgaattgatgcaaaaaataatgcaagaactaaattgatgcaatCATGAAAATTAAGGGACCAAATTGCTAATTTACTCTTTTTGAGTATTTGATGGGCTTTGGGGATCCACTTTACTTCGATCTTGAGGAATCATAGGAAACTTCATCGTACATGCTtgaagaaatgaaaatttgaaaagaaaatgacgATGAGGAAAAGGATACAACTGTCATGAACTTCACCTTCATCTTCTCCCCCATCAAACCCTTCTCCCAATTCCCATTCAGTCAACTCCGTACTCCCATCTCAGTCCTCCTCCTCGTCTAAGCAGCTACTTGGcgctctttctctctctccctgcGCATCAGAATCCAGTCAATAATGGACGGCGGCGGCCTGGCCGAGGCGGAGTACTCGAAGGCGAAGACGTCGGTGTGGTGGGACATCGAGAACTGTCAGGTCCGCAGAGGGTGCGATGCTCACGCGATTGCCCAGAACATAAGCTCCGCCCTCGTCAAGCTCAATTACAAAGGCCCGGTATCCATCTCTGCCTATGGAGACACCACCGGTATTCGTTCCTCTGTCCAGCAAGCTCTCTCTAGTACCGGAATCGCCCTTAATCACGTCCCTGCAGGTAATGGCTTTTGGTCCGATTGACGATCGGTTCGGTTAGATGGTTTcccgtgtgtgtgtgtgtgtgtgtggggggggggggggggggggggggggggtgggtggGGGGGTTGGGGTTATGGTTGCGCATTTTCTCTTTGTTTGGCATTGAAACTGATGGTTTGATGGGGTTATCGATTTCTACGGGGTTGTCGTACATGTGTCTTCCCTTGTGGATGACGTGGTACGGCATGATGTTGATTTCTCCGGTGTAAAGTTTTTGACTTTGCCCTCCATCTAATGAAAATTGAATGTGCTCGGCGGATCTGCATGAGCTGATTTTTCCGAGGATTGTTATTTCTGCAAGATGCTGCTGTGCTTCTCCATTATCAGATCTGCCCCAACTTGTAGGCTGATGTCTGAAATTGGTGCTGTACGACCAGTTTGATGACACGCATGGTGTATTTGCAGGTGTTAAAGATGCAAGCGACAAGAAGATTCTGGTGGACATGTTATTGTGGGCCGTGGACAATCCGGCACCTGCTAACTATTTGTTGATTTCCGGAGACCGTGACTTCTCCAATGCACTTCATCAGTTGCGCATGAGACGATATAACATCCTTCTAGCACAGCCACAGAAAGCATCTGCACCGTTAATCGCAGCCGCAAAGAGCGTATGGCTCTGGACCAGTCTCTCGGCTGGGGGATCCCCCCTGTCGAGTTCTGAATTGCAGCACCTTGGTGGCACCAGTCATATTTCTAGCTCTGAGACATTACAGGTTCCTGTTTCTAGTGTATCCCAAACACATCGCTCGGGGGATTTCGTCGCTGAAAGCCCCAATTTTCATTCGGGAAATCAGAACTTCAATCCTGGGAGGGGCATTGACCCTAGCATGCCTAGTCCTCCTGCCGTTAAACCCATGGGCCCACCTCCACCAGTTGGGATTCCTGGAGATCAAAACAGTTTGAACTCATATCAAGAAGGTCCATATATTGGCGGTGTTCCCTCTTGTGGACCACCTAATGCTGCTAATTTTGATCCTTTTTGGAACAACGGTAACATTCAAGGCAACTATCAGACTCATCATGCACAGCCAGTATGGCCCAATAACTTTGCTGCGCAACCTCCGATTAATCAGGGGAACATGTGTCCACCGAACAGTCACTTCGGTGCCTCTCCTCTAGTGCCACCTAGGCCCGATGGAGCCAACTTTTCTCGAGGACCCCCTGACATTAGCATGTTGAACGTCGGTGCTCATGCTAGCAGAGTTCAAAGCCCTCCCAACTTCGAGCAGCAAAGTTCAAACCCAAAGCAGACATCTGCTAGTGAATCCACGAAGGGCAAGAACAGAGGTAAAGGTGTAAAAGATGGAAGTAAGAACCACAACATACCGCAGAGGAAACATGATGGATCAAGCAAAAAGAACCATATTAGTACAGATCCACCTCCTACTTCCTCTGGGATTGGTACTTCCGATGTTCCTCCTAATGGCATTTCGGGTACCCCAGGACACCCGAAACCTTCTGAGCATGTCCAAGGTCTTATTGGAGTTATCTTACTTGCCTTGAACACCCTAAAGAATGAGAAAGTTATGCCAACTAAAGAGAATATAGTTGGTTGTGTTCGGTGTGGAGATTCTAAACATCGGAATACTGACGTAAAAAAGGTCCTACATAGTGCCATCCAGCAGCAAATGATAGTGAAGCATGACTTGGGTAGTTCTGTGCAGTTGTACGTCAGTAAAAATGAGAAGTTGTGGAAGTATCTGAGCCCTCTTGGAGGTGAGCCAAAAAATTATTCCAACAAAACATGGGCGGAGATACAAAGGTTCTTAGGATCCTCTGAAGGACAATCTGCAATACTGTCTTCTCGGTCCAGGTCAGCTTCGTCGGGATTAGTCTACAGAAAAACCGTTTGAGATTTTTTGCTGAAGTAATATTTTCCTTAACTTGCCTTCTTTCTAATTGGCTAGGTATGAAGCAGGTCTGGTTATGAAGCAAATGTGCTTGAAAGATCATCTTCTGGGTGACATACTCCGGATTCTAAACCTGTTAATAACCGTGAAGAAATGGATAGCACCTGATCCATCAGGATGGcaaccaattaaaattactCTTCCGGATACAAATCACACCAGTTCAGCAGTgaaaaatgatgatgatggctCTCCATGCGAATTGGGCAAGCTCTGAGGACATTGGCAGTATGAAGGGGTTAATTGGTGATAAGCCCCTTGCCAATTCGACAAAATTTCCTCAGGAGTTGCCCCTTTAAATTTATGCCGTATTTTCTACTAACCAAGTGCGACCTCTGCCATCGTCTCAGAAGGTTCTCCTTGCAATGAGGTATTGCATGCAGGGAGAGTCAGAAGTCAAATCAATATAATAGAATAGGTTTGCAGGTAACTTGACAGGTTGTTTTTTTATCGCCGGCGGGTGATTTTATGGGAGATAAC
This genomic window contains:
- the LOC116211819 gene encoding uncharacterized protein LOC116211819, with the translated sequence MDGGGLAEAEYSKAKTSVWWDIENCQVRRGCDAHAIAQNISSALVKLNYKGPVSISAYGDTTGIRSSVQQALSSTGIALNHVPAGVKDASDKKILVDMLLWAVDNPAPANYLLISGDRDFSNALHQLRMRRYNILLAQPQKASAPLIAAAKSVWLWTSLSAGGSPLSSSELQHLGGTSHISSSETLQVPVSSVSQTHRSGDFVAESPNFHSGNQNFNPGRGIDPSMPSPPAVKPMGPPPPVGIPGDQNSLNSYQEGPYIGGVPSCGPPNAANFDPFWNNGNIQGNYQTHHAQPVWPNNFAAQPPINQGNMCPPNSHFGASPLVPPRPDGANFSRGPPDISMLNVGAHASRVQSPPNFEQQSSNPKQTSASESTKGKNRGKGVKDGSKNHNIPQRKHDGSSKKNHISTDPPPTSSGIGTSDVPPNGISGTPGHPKPSEHVQGLIGVILLALNTLKNEKVMPTKENIVGCVRCGDSKHRNTDVKKVLHSAIQQQMIVKHDLGSSVQLYVSKNEKLWKYLSPLGGEPKNYSNKTWAEIQRFLGSSEGQSAILSSRSRYEAGLVMKQMCLKDHLLGDILRILNLLITVKKWIAPDPSGWQPIKITLPDTNHTSSAVKNDDDGSPCELGKL